From the Flavobacterium gyeonganense genome, the window ACTATGCTGATAAGAGGTTCTCGGTATTCCTAAAAAAGATGTGGATACTGGACAACCTTGCCAATCCCGAACGTATAGTTGATAGGCAAGTTCTTCCGAACGGCTGCTTTAATATTGCTGTGATTGAAGGCAATGGACTCATTATAAAACATATGGGATGGGAGAAACACCTGCTGACCGGCAGCTACTTCTGCGGACAGATGACCCAAGCTATAAGCGTGGAGTTGCTCCCTTATTCCAAGGCGACGATGGTCCAATTGCATCCTTGGGCTCCTGCACATTTTTCCGCTGCTGACATGAGCAAATTTACTGATCAGATTGTTCCTCTCGAGGTGCTGGAAAGTGGACGTGATTATTTCAGCAGACTTCCAGGTCGAAGCCACAAGGAAATCTACCTGACCTTCGTATTGGCATTTGGACCGATGATGCGGGAAGACAGCACGCAGGAACTAATCTACCGTGCGGCAGCCATGCTAGTGGAAAGCAACGGCAACCTGCAGGTCTCGAAATTATCTGATTACCTGGGGTGCTCTTCAAGGCACCTGCAAAAAATATTCAAGAAACATATAGGGCTTACTCCGAAGCAGCTGTCTCTCATACTAAGGTTGCGAAATACCGTAGATAGCATTGCCTATCAGCAGCAGGACCTCCTTTCCATGACGGACCTGGCCCTGGACAGCGACTTTTTCGACCAAGCTCATTTTATAAATGCATTCCGGTCATTTGCCAAAGTGACACCGAAAAGGATAAACATCCCCAATTACTTCCTCTCGTTCAAGAAATAGCGTGCCGTTCGCATTTTTACAATTTAATAGCATTCCGATCGATTAATTTTACTTTCTGCATAAGCTGAAATCAGAGTGGGATGAAGTAAACACTACCCTTATGAACAAGCCACATAAGCAGTATTTAATCCTAAAACCTGTAGTTTTGATAAAAAACAAAAGTGACCCAAGATGGATAATTGTTAAGACCGAAAGCAACAGAGAGGCTGCCAAACTATTTTTTTACTTTGAGATAGAAATCTCCGAGTTGGAGCAATGCATAAAGATTAAATACGAAAGTTGCGAACAAGTGCCCTCAATCTGCAGGTTGCTAGTGGATGCGGACATTGACATCTTGGAAATTTATCTTACGCACTGAATCTGACATATATCATATTTTGTATATATAATTCCGAGAATTTCAAATAGTATATGAATTATATGCAATTTGCTGAAAAAAAAATTAAATAAGCAACTTGATTGATGCCTTTGCAAGACTGCCCCTACTGTAAAAACTTAAGCTGCTTTCGTTAATGCATATAATATATCACCTTAAGGCTTGCCTTTACTTTGTTTTAGATAAAAAGCAGTATCTTTTTCAAAAGGAAAGCAGAGGTGAACTTTGACGCTCGCCAAGCTTACGACTTATCTGGCGCATTAGTCCTCTGCCATTCCTTTGATCCTGTTGAATTGCTTCAAATAGAATGACAGACTTGCAGGTCTAATAAAGGCTCTAAAGAAGTTCAACTATTTTAAATCTCTAAATCAAAGTTATGAAAAAGTATTTGTTTCATGTTGGCATTGATATTTCTAAATTGAAATTGGATGTTGTAGTAATGAATGTTGAGAACTCTCTACAGGTAGAACACTTCATAGTAGAAAACTCAAAAAAAGGAATTAAGGACATATTCAAGTATTTTATTAAAAGAAAATACAGCTTAAATACTGTTTTGTTCTGTTGTGAGAATACTGGGGTTTATACTTATCCGTTAAGTATAAGTCTTTCTGAAAACAATTTAGATTATTGGGTAGTTCCCGCTATTGAGATTAAACGCTCCAAGGGAATTGTCAGAGGTAAGAACGATAAGTCTGATGCTAAAGATATTGCTTTGTACAGCCTTAGAAATATTGATAAATTAAATTTATCTGTAGTTCCTGAAAAAGAAATTCAAATCTTAAAACTACTTTATACTGAAAGAGAAAAATTGATAAAAGCACGAAGATTATTTGAAGCTTCTTCAGAGGCAGCAGCTTTTATAGATAAAGATGTTTATAAAACTATCTCATCTACAAATCTTAAAACAATAGCAGCACTTAAAAAAGCACTGAAAGAGATTGAACGAAAACTCAATGAGGTAATTATTGGAAATCAAGATTTAAAAGAAAAATTTAATTTAGTAAAAAGTGTTCCCGGCATAGGAAAGCAATCAGCTATATATCTGTTGATTGCCACAAAAGGTTTTACCTCTTTTAAATCCTGGAGAAAATTTGCCTGTTACTCTGGCGTCGCTCCTTTTGAATATAGTTCGGGTTCCAGTATTAAAGGAAGGACGAAAGTCAACCATTTTGCAGATAAAAAAGATGAAATCACTTCTACAGATGTGTGCGCTTACGGCAATTAAATACGATCCACAGCTCAAAGAATACTATAATAAAAAGAAAGAAGAAGGAAAAAACACAATGCTGGTTTTGAATAATATAAGATGCAAATTAATAAGCAGAGTGTTCTCCGTAATAAACCGAAAAACACCCTTTATAAATACTTATAAATTTGCAGGATAATTAATCTATTTATATTTGCTTTTTATCATAGAATGCTTTTTGGACGATTCTTTTTTGATTTGTTTCTTTAATTCGTCAAAACGTTCTGTGGCTAGGCGAAGCAGATTTTGTTCGCTGTTTTCAACTGCCTGATACATTTCGTCTTTATAGATTGCATCACCCTCTGAAGCTGCTTGTTTTGCTTTTTCAAAAAGAGCTGTCAGGAAATATTGGTTTCGGTTGTTTCGGACGAAGTATTTTTGAATTTCGGGAATGCATGCGGTCAGGTTGCGGATTCTTTCGTCGAGACTTAGGGTATTGCAAGTGTTTCCGGTATAGAGTTCTTCTAAACATTGGAGGTCGTATTCCAGCAGTCTGGCATAGGAGGTAAAGACACTGTTTGAGGCGCCTTCTGCCATGAGGTTTTTAATCTGCCATTTCTGAAGTTCGTGATCGTGGTAGAAATTGTTTTGATAGACATTCAATTTCCTCTTGTATTTTTTCCATTCTCCTGTACTGAAAACAGCCTCTTCTAATTCTTCATTTTGATAGATCACAGCAGCCGGACGGCAGTAAAACGCAGTGAAAGGTGCTCCTAAAGCATACTGACGATGCAGTTTTGAAGAATAGACAAAACAGACATTAATCTGATACTGGTTTTTTACTTTGGCGACCCATTTGCTCTGCCGAAGCTCCTGGACAGAGGCGTTTTTTTCGGTATGGATGATGAGTTGTGAAAACAGGGGTGAAGGTTCCCGGGTAAAAAATATCTGAACGATGGTATGCTGACGGACCAACTGACGCAGGATGTTTGCTATATATTCGTTTTGGAGTTTTGGAAATAAAAGTTTTGCTGTGGTTTTCATAATTTTGTGGTTTTAAGGTTTTGGTCTGGATCGCTGAAATAGACATACACTGATTCTGTAAACAGTCTGGTCATTGCAAACCAAACCATCAGGTCGAAGTGTTCCTGCAGTTCAGGGTCACTCTCCAGCAATATGGCGTTTTGTGTGTCAAAATTGAAGTGCTGTATTTTTTGCCGATATTTTTTATAATAGTCTACTCCTGTGACTGTGATTACTATAAGGAGCAATTCGTTTATGAACTCTGATGCCGTAATCGATTTTAAAATATACCGGAGACTGTCAAACTGATGGTGAGCCGGATTTGGGTTTTCTTTTAGGTCATAACAAAAATATACCAGTACCTGCAGGCACGAAATAATTCCTGCTGTTTTGACGTCCTGTTTGTTAGTATCAGGGATTTCCAGATTGCCTGAAAGCAGTTCTTCTAAGTCGTATTGCTGTAAAAGGTCTGGATAGTTGTAGAATATTTTATTGACAGCGGGATTTTTGAGTTTTTCGAGCAGTGCTGCAATTCCTTTTTCGAGTTTCAGTTTTTCCGGATCCTGCCAGAACAGACTCAATGCAGTTTTTGCCTGTGCATGCGTTATTAGGAGTGTTTTTTCTGTCTTACCGTTTTTATTCTTTTTCATAGTGAGTAGCTTACGATTCACCAACGAAGTTCTATTCTTTCCAAAGGATAAACTATTCCTGATTTGGATATACTATCTGACAAAGGGATATTTTACGGATATTTTTTTATCTTTGAAATTCACACTTTTTAATGCAGATGGCTTTATCTTTGAGCCTTCAGAAATTGTACTCGATATGGAACAAAAAATACATCAGGGAAGAAACGTAAAACGTTTTAGAGAAATGCTTAACATAAAGCAGGAGGCATTGGCTTATGATCTGGGAGAAGACTGGAATCAGAAGAAAATCTCTATGCTGGAGCAGAAAGATGTAATTGAAGACAGTTTGCTAAAACAAATTTCTGCTGTGTTGAAAATTCCTGTTGAGGCTTTTCAGAATTTTGATGAGGAGCAGGCAATTAATATTATTTCTAATACTTTTAATGACCAATCTAATGGTTACAATTACTATCCAACTTTCAATGTAAATCCAATAGAAAAATGGATTGAGGCTTTGGAAGAAATTAAGAGGTTAAATTTAGAGCTTTTGAAAGCCAAAGATGAACAGATTAAAGTTTTGGAGAAATTGTTAAAAGAGAAATAAGATCATATAACTTTTAAAGACTCACTTTTTACTTTTACTTGCTTTTTTGTATGTTTACAAAGTATAACATCGATAAATTGACTTTTGAAAAACGAAAGACATACTCGCCAATCAATAATTGATATTCGACTAAAAGACGCAGGTTGGAATATCAACGATACTACACAAGTAATTGAAGAATTTAACATTCAAGTTCCTTTACCTGATGGTGTTAATGAGCCTGGAAGCAAATATGAAGGGCATCAATTTAGCGACTATGTTTTACTAGGAAAAGATGGTAAGCCGTTAGCTGTTGTTGAAGCCAAAAAATCTTTAGTAGATGCAAACATCGGCAAGGAACAAGCTAAACAATATTGTATCAACATACAAAATGAACGTGGTGGTGAATTACCGTTTTGTTTTGTTACCAATGGACATGATATTTATTTTTGGGATTTAGGGAATTATCCTCCAAGAAAAGTACACGGGTTTCCAACACGAGATGATCTTGAACGTTACCAATACATTCGAAAAGCCAGAAAACCATTAGCTAGCGAATTGATTAATACTTCAATTGCCGGACGAGATTATCAAATTGCCTCTATTCGTGCGGTTATGGAAGCTATTGAGAAACGCAAAAGAAAGTTTTTGTTAGTAATGGCTACCGGAACGGGTAAAACCAGAACCTGTATTGCTTTAGTAGATGCTTTAATGCGAGCTGGTTGGGCAGAGCGCGTTTTATTTTTAGTTGATAGAATTGCGTTGAGAGATCAAAGTTTAGAGGCATTCAAAGAACACCTTCCAAACGAACCCAGATGGCCTAAGATTGGTGAAAAGTCGATCGCAAAAGATCGAAGAATTTACGTTTCGACTTATCCTACTATGTTGAATATCATAAGGGATGAAGAAAATACTTTAAGTCCGCATTTTTTTGATTTGATTGTGGTAGATGAAAGTCATCGAAGTATCTACAATACGTATCAAGAAATATTAGATTATTTCAATACAATTACATTAGGACTAACAGCTACACCTACAGACGTAATTGATCATAATACGTTTAACCTCTTTGAATGCGAAGATGGCATACCAACATTTGCGTATACTTATGAGGAAGCCGTAAATAATATCCCTCCCTATTTAAGCAACTTTCAGGTGATGAAAATTAAGACTAAGTTCTTAGAACAAGGGATAAACAAAAGAACTATTTCTTTAGAAGATCAAAAAGAGTTAATTCTTCAAGGTAAAGAAGTCGCTGAAATTAATTTTGATGGGAAAGACATTGAAAAATCAGTTACAAACAAGGGAACCAATGCATTGATAATTCGCGAATTCATGGAAGAGTGTATTAAAGATGCTGATGGTGTGTTACCTGGTAAAACGATTTTCTTCTGTTCGAGTATGAAACATGCGCGTCGTATGGAAGAATTATTCGATGCTTTTTATCCCGAATATCATGGTGAATTAGCTAAAGTATTGGTAAGTGACGATCCAAGAGTTTATGGTAAAGGAGGATTATTAGATCAATTCACACATAATAATTTACCACGTATAGCAATTAGTGTCGATATGTTGGATACAGGAATTGATGTACGAGAATTGGTTAATTTAGTTTTTGCAAAACCTGTTTTTTCCTATACCAAATTTTGGCAAATGATAGGTCGTGGTACACGTTTATTAGAACCATCAAAAATGAAACCTTGGTGTACTCAAAAAGATAATTTTCTCATTATGGATTGTTGGGATAATTTCGAATATTTCAAAATCAATCCGAAAGGAAAAGAATTAAAAAACCAAATTCCTTTACCAGTTCGTTTGTTTGGTATTCGATTGGATAAAATTGAAAAAGCCCAAGAACTACAAAATAAAACTATTGAAACAAGTGAGGTAGAAAAATTACGAAAACAAATAGCCTTATTACCTCAAAATTCGATAGTAATTCTTGATGCGCAAGCCGAATTAGAGCGATTAAAAGACGATAATTTTTGGAATCTGCTAACACACGATAAACTCGATTTTTTACGCTTAGTTATAAAACCGTTATTACGAACGGTTTCTGATGTTGATTTCAAAGCGATGCGTTTTGAAAAAGACATATTAGAAGTTTCCTTAGCGCATTTGTGCGAAGAAAAAGAAAAATTTGAAGCCTTAAAAGATAGTATCGTTGAAGAAATTAGCGAATTACCTTTAACAGTAAGTGCCGTAGCTAAAGAAGCCGAGTTGATACGTAAAGCGCAAACCAATAACTATTGGGCAACTATTAACGAAGATCGTTTCGATGAATTAATCCTAAAAATGGCTCCTTTAATGCGTTTTAGAGAGACGGTGAAACCGCTAGGAACTGCCAAATAC encodes:
- a CDS encoding helix-turn-helix domain-containing protein is translated as MFQYKEYYADKRFSVFLKKMWILDNLANPERIVDRQVLPNGCFNIAVIEGNGLIIKHMGWEKHLLTGSYFCGQMTQAISVELLPYSKATMVQLHPWAPAHFSAADMSKFTDQIVPLEVLESGRDYFSRLPGRSHKEIYLTFVLAFGPMMREDSTQELIYRAAAMLVESNGNLQVSKLSDYLGCSSRHLQKIFKKHIGLTPKQLSLILRLRNTVDSIAYQQQDLLSMTDLALDSDFFDQAHFINAFRSFAKVTPKRINIPNYFLSFKK
- a CDS encoding IS110 family transposase, which codes for MKKYLFHVGIDISKLKLDVVVMNVENSLQVEHFIVENSKKGIKDIFKYFIKRKYSLNTVLFCCENTGVYTYPLSISLSENNLDYWVVPAIEIKRSKGIVRGKNDKSDAKDIALYSLRNIDKLNLSVVPEKEIQILKLLYTEREKLIKARRLFEASSEAAAFIDKDVYKTISSTNLKTIAALKKALKEIERKLNEVIIGNQDLKEKFNLVKSVPGIGKQSAIYLLIATKGFTSFKSWRKFACYSGVAPFEYSSGSSIKGRTKVNHFADKKDEITSTDVCAYGN
- a CDS encoding helix-turn-helix domain-containing protein, coding for MEQKIHQGRNVKRFREMLNIKQEALAYDLGEDWNQKKISMLEQKDVIEDSLLKQISAVLKIPVEAFQNFDEEQAINIISNTFNDQSNGYNYYPTFNVNPIEKWIEALEEIKRLNLELLKAKDEQIKVLEKLLKEK
- a CDS encoding DEAD/DEAH box helicase family protein, whose protein sequence is MKNERHTRQSIIDIRLKDAGWNINDTTQVIEEFNIQVPLPDGVNEPGSKYEGHQFSDYVLLGKDGKPLAVVEAKKSLVDANIGKEQAKQYCINIQNERGGELPFCFVTNGHDIYFWDLGNYPPRKVHGFPTRDDLERYQYIRKARKPLASELINTSIAGRDYQIASIRAVMEAIEKRKRKFLLVMATGTGKTRTCIALVDALMRAGWAERVLFLVDRIALRDQSLEAFKEHLPNEPRWPKIGEKSIAKDRRIYVSTYPTMLNIIRDEENTLSPHFFDLIVVDESHRSIYNTYQEILDYFNTITLGLTATPTDVIDHNTFNLFECEDGIPTFAYTYEEAVNNIPPYLSNFQVMKIKTKFLEQGINKRTISLEDQKELILQGKEVAEINFDGKDIEKSVTNKGTNALIIREFMEECIKDADGVLPGKTIFFCSSMKHARRMEELFDAFYPEYHGELAKVLVSDDPRVYGKGGLLDQFTHNNLPRIAISVDMLDTGIDVRELVNLVFAKPVFSYTKFWQMIGRGTRLLEPSKMKPWCTQKDNFLIMDCWDNFEYFKINPKGKELKNQIPLPVRLFGIRLDKIEKAQELQNKTIETSEVEKLRKQIALLPQNSIVILDAQAELERLKDDNFWNLLTHDKLDFLRLVIKPLLRTVSDVDFKAMRFEKDILEVSLAHLCEEKEKFEALKDSIVEEISELPLTVSAVAKEAELIRKAQTNNYWATINEDRFDELILKMAPLMRFRETVKPLGTAKYNFKDEVYTKEFVEFGPQHEALSVAKYRELVEETVNQLVQDNPILQKLKQGHEITLEETESLAQVLHDEHPHITVDLLRRVYAHRKAQLVQFIKHILGIQSLESFPETVSKAFTEFIKEHSYLTARQLQFLDLLKKYIIEKGELSKRNLIESPFTMLHPEGIRGVFKPNEIEEIITLTNKLLAA